A single window of Chloracidobacterium thermophilum B DNA harbors:
- a CDS encoding SDR family oxidoreductase: MPTCEGIVAVLGANGGTGREAVARLQHYGIKVRAIARSEAKLKEVAGPGVETAVADVRDPAGLENALRGVRAVINCVGTRVGFANTGKGLADFFGFGEDGADAVDNRGTVNVLEAMKRVGAEHIVIVTSMLINQPLNPFSLMMKPFGDILTMKDKAEKAVRTSGLRYTIVRPGGLTNQPPLQKGIRVAPADALSSGSIPRADVAEVCVQALWTDTAYGRTLEIVSDDTPPVSDWRAFFASVPPDAVAVQSAVASSVS, from the coding sequence ATGCCCACTTGCGAAGGTATCGTGGCAGTTCTGGGCGCCAACGGCGGCACTGGACGGGAAGCTGTGGCGCGGTTGCAGCACTACGGCATCAAGGTGCGCGCCATTGCCCGGTCGGAAGCCAAACTAAAAGAAGTCGCCGGGCCGGGTGTTGAAACGGCCGTGGCGGATGTCCGGGACCCGGCCGGACTGGAAAACGCGCTGCGCGGTGTCCGGGCGGTCATCAACTGTGTTGGCACGCGCGTTGGCTTTGCCAATACGGGCAAGGGTCTCGCCGACTTCTTCGGTTTTGGTGAGGATGGCGCTGACGCCGTGGACAACCGTGGCACCGTCAATGTGCTGGAAGCGATGAAGCGGGTCGGCGCCGAACATATCGTCATCGTCACCTCGATGCTCATCAACCAACCGCTCAATCCGTTCAGCCTTATGATGAAGCCCTTTGGCGACATCCTCACGATGAAGGACAAGGCCGAAAAGGCCGTTCGTACGTCGGGACTGCGCTACACCATCGTGCGACCGGGCGGATTGACCAACCAGCCTCCGCTCCAGAAAGGCATCAGGGTGGCTCCGGCCGATGCCCTTTCGAGCGGTTCCATTCCACGTGCTGACGTGGCCGAAGTCTGCGTTCAGGCGCTGTGGACGGACACAGCCTACGGCAGGACACTGGAAATCGTTTCTGACGACACGCCTCCGGTCAGCGACTGGCGCGCCTTTTTTGCTTCCGTTCCGCCTGATGCCGTGGCAGTGCAGTCCGCTGTGGCGTCCAGCGTTTCCTGA
- a CDS encoding serine/threonine-protein kinase produces the protein MPQPDTASESSLVGSIIDNKVRLEAILGQGGMGAVYRGRHLLLERTVAVKVLRPEILTVEGSLERFFREARTAAATEHPNIVTVYDFGKLPDGGAYLILEFVEGKGLRHILLEQGVLPPPLALPILREVCAAVEFAHRRNIIHRDLKPDNIMLKRRDDGSTTVKVLDFGLAKTLEEAETSSSITRTGELVGTPAYMSPEHCSGEDLDARSDLYSLAVIAYEMLVGQPPFRGRVAAILTAQIQKPPTPLREVNPDLPPALEEAVLAALAKKPSDRPASVAEWWNRLEAAYVAAYGAKPSPTIPLSLPAPAPFKAPDGNIAPAQEVRPSREATLQNNSLQSAGAAQVSMEGTAVFGKPSDTNEQAAPLSSHLSQAAAPPTPRAGTGTLAIGAASTPAPEMVTVQTVTTAKAPESRSRAVQRLGIVGGISAVLLLGVLAATSWLRSAAPVTPPLEKPVVTPPAATEPPPATTPATPPSAGIAPTAPPSLSPVPADPPVETAPAASPVVSPPARRPTPAAERVRDEAARPPRSKPDENSSLPAPVARPAQPPAETPAPPPSRPPVETTRTEPPPTPRAEPSSGSTRAPRAEERQAERREEKREKRRFWEVWKILRGKDDKDKRRPRD, from the coding sequence ATGCCCCAGCCCGATACGGCGTCCGAGTCATCCCTGGTAGGGAGCATCATTGACAACAAGGTTCGGCTGGAAGCCATCCTGGGACAGGGTGGCATGGGTGCAGTGTATCGCGGCCGCCATCTGCTCCTGGAGCGGACCGTAGCCGTCAAAGTCCTGCGCCCGGAAATTCTGACGGTTGAAGGCTCACTCGAACGTTTCTTCCGGGAAGCACGCACGGCGGCTGCCACCGAACACCCCAACATCGTCACGGTTTATGATTTCGGCAAGCTTCCTGACGGCGGCGCTTACCTGATTCTGGAGTTTGTCGAGGGCAAGGGACTACGCCATATCCTGCTGGAACAGGGGGTACTGCCACCCCCGCTGGCGCTCCCGATTCTGCGCGAAGTCTGTGCCGCCGTTGAATTTGCCCACCGCCGCAACATCATCCACCGCGATCTCAAGCCGGACAACATCATGCTCAAGCGGCGGGATGACGGCAGCACCACGGTCAAGGTTCTCGACTTCGGGCTGGCCAAAACGCTCGAAGAGGCTGAAACCTCGTCGAGCATCACGCGCACAGGCGAGTTGGTCGGCACGCCGGCCTACATGTCACCCGAACATTGCAGCGGCGAGGACCTGGATGCGCGGTCTGATCTCTACAGTCTGGCCGTGATTGCCTACGAGATGCTGGTTGGGCAACCACCGTTTCGGGGGCGGGTTGCCGCCATTCTCACGGCGCAGATTCAGAAACCGCCAACGCCACTGCGTGAAGTCAATCCCGATCTGCCCCCGGCTTTGGAAGAAGCTGTCCTGGCGGCGCTGGCCAAAAAGCCTTCCGACCGCCCGGCCTCAGTGGCTGAATGGTGGAACCGGCTTGAAGCCGCGTATGTCGCAGCCTACGGTGCAAAGCCCAGCCCGACCATTCCGCTGTCCCTGCCGGCGCCAGCGCCATTCAAGGCACCAGATGGCAACATCGCCCCGGCGCAGGAGGTCCGTCCTTCCCGGGAAGCCACTCTCCAAAACAACAGCCTCCAATCGGCTGGAGCTGCACAAGTCTCCATGGAAGGGACAGCGGTTTTCGGAAAGCCATCAGACACGAACGAACAAGCTGCCCCATTGTCATCCCATCTGAGCCAGGCGGCTGCGCCTCCCACACCCAGAGCAGGCACGGGTACGCTGGCCATTGGCGCGGCGTCCACACCGGCGCCGGAGATGGTCACGGTTCAGACCGTGACCACGGCCAAGGCCCCCGAATCGCGCTCCAGGGCAGTTCAGCGGCTGGGTATTGTGGGCGGTATTTCGGCGGTGCTGCTTCTTGGGGTGCTGGCGGCAACAAGCTGGCTGCGTTCTGCCGCCCCGGTGACACCTCCCCTCGAAAAACCCGTTGTCACACCACCGGCTGCGACTGAACCACCCCCAGCCACCACGCCTGCCACCCCTCCATCAGCGGGAATTGCTCCAACGGCTCCACCATCGCTATCACCTGTACCTGCCGACCCGCCCGTGGAAACAGCTCCAGCGGCTTCACCAGTGGTATCCCCCCCTGCCCGTCGTCCAACGCCAGCCGCCGAAAGAGTCAGGGATGAAGCGGCCCGTCCCCCGCGTAGCAAGCCGGACGAAAACAGCAGCCTGCCCGCCCCTGTAGCGCGCCCAGCCCAACCACCCGCCGAAACACCCGCTCCCCCACCTTCCCGACCACCTGTGGAAACCACGCGCACGGAGCCGCCGCCCACACCTCGCGCAGAACCCAGCTCTGGAAGTACGCGCGCGCCACGCGCTGAGGAGCGGCAAGCTGAAAGGCGTGAGGAAAAGCGCGAAAAACGCCGTTTCTGGGAGGTCTGGAAGATACTGCGCGGCAAGGACGACAAGGACAAACGTCGTCCGCGTGACTGA
- a CDS encoding methyltransferase domain-containing protein, translating to MNARLTTLLHALRCPVCAGEALAFEGEFEGVRRTGTLSCRQCSARYPLQDGIADFLPTGHPALTLAQLTGQWKLTATVYERLWRTRALSLLSGEAFPPAREIGLLLDALEPTFAEDGLWLDAACSTGYYGRPIAKRLLEQGRTASLVIGIDLSLAMLEEARAYANREGVAEAMLWLRADMSALPLAEATVRGIACGGSLNEYRDALAVLKEGRRVLQPEVGRYFVMNQLDPPLIVRAALSSMGGLTFFTRPRLDALFEAAGLHKVTAADYGKLAITVLKA from the coding sequence GTGAACGCCCGGCTCACGACGCTGCTCCACGCCCTGCGCTGCCCGGTATGTGCCGGCGAAGCCCTTGCCTTTGAAGGTGAGTTTGAAGGCGTGCGCCGCACCGGGACGCTTTCCTGCCGTCAGTGCAGCGCCCGGTATCCGTTGCAGGATGGAATTGCCGATTTTCTGCCGACGGGCCACCCGGCGCTGACGCTGGCCCAGTTGACGGGCCAGTGGAAGCTGACGGCAACCGTGTATGAGCGCCTGTGGCGAACCCGCGCCCTGTCGCTGCTTTCCGGGGAGGCATTTCCGCCGGCGCGCGAAATTGGCTTGCTGCTCGATGCCCTTGAACCCACTTTTGCCGAAGACGGGCTATGGCTTGATGCCGCCTGTTCGACGGGCTACTACGGACGCCCGATAGCCAAACGACTCCTGGAGCAGGGCCGGACAGCTTCGCTTGTAATTGGGATCGATCTTTCGCTGGCAATGCTGGAAGAAGCCCGCGCCTACGCCAACCGTGAGGGCGTCGCCGAAGCCATGCTCTGGCTGCGGGCAGATATGTCCGCGCTGCCGCTGGCGGAGGCCACGGTGCGGGGCATTGCCTGCGGCGGCTCGCTCAATGAGTACCGCGATGCACTGGCTGTGTTGAAGGAAGGGCGGCGCGTCCTGCAACCCGAAGTCGGACGGTACTTCGTCATGAACCAGCTCGACCCACCGCTCATCGTACGGGCGGCGCTGTCTTCCATGGGCGGGCTGACGTTTTTCACGCGCCCCAGGCTGGATGCGCTTTTTGAAGCTGCCGGGCTGCACAAGGTAACGGCCGCCGATTACGGCAAACTGGCCATCACGGTTCTGAAAGCCTGA
- a CDS encoding GatB/YqeY domain-containing protein, translated as MTLRERLLADLTTALKTKDTARLEALRMVKAALQKQEIEVQHQLDDAEVMALLSTLIKQRREAAESFAKGGRADLAAREQAELELLESYLPAAVSADELESIVTAVIAETGASSPKDIGRVMKAVMARLAGRRADGKAVNDLVRAKLSA; from the coding sequence ATGACGCTTCGTGAACGCCTGCTTGCCGACCTCACCACGGCGCTGAAAACCAAGGACACCGCCCGCCTCGAAGCCCTGCGCATGGTGAAGGCGGCGCTCCAGAAACAGGAAATCGAGGTGCAGCACCAGCTTGACGATGCCGAAGTCATGGCGCTGCTTTCGACCCTGATCAAACAGCGCCGGGAAGCCGCCGAGTCCTTTGCCAAGGGCGGGCGCGCAGATTTGGCCGCCAGGGAACAGGCCGAACTGGAACTTCTGGAAAGCTACCTGCCGGCGGCCGTCAGCGCTGACGAACTGGAGTCCATCGTCACGGCTGTCATTGCCGAAACCGGAGCCAGTTCACCCAAGGACATCGGCCGGGTGATGAAAGCTGTCATGGCCAGGCTGGCCGGACGCCGCGCCGACGGGAAAGCCGTCAATGACCTCGTGCGCGCCAAACTCTCCGCCTAA
- a CDS encoding alpha/beta hydrolase, whose amino-acid sequence MPLHPQAEAFLNQMAALGNPPMWTLTPEQARASFLALRALAGPPEPVARIEERRIPGSQAEIPVRLYAPPSDQPLPITLYFHGGGFVIGNLDSHDNVCRILANRTPTLVVSVDYRLAPEHPFPAAPIDAYDALQWTAAHAAELGGDPARIAVAGDSAGGNLATVAALMARNRKGKLPVFQLLVYPVTDATHSQPSYEAYGTGYLLTKETMQWFLRHYVPADQDRRHPYLSPLFEKDLSGLPPAHIIVAEYDPLRDEGTAYARRLEAAGVTTSVSCYAGMLHGFFALTGLFDDASRALDESAAALRRAFGTLS is encoded by the coding sequence ATGCCCCTGCATCCACAGGCAGAAGCTTTTCTCAACCAGATGGCGGCGCTGGGCAATCCGCCCATGTGGACGCTGACGCCGGAGCAGGCGCGGGCGTCGTTCCTCGCGCTCCGGGCCCTGGCCGGGCCGCCGGAACCTGTGGCCCGCATCGAGGAACGGCGCATTCCGGGCAGCCAGGCTGAAATTCCCGTTCGCCTGTACGCGCCGCCGAGCGACCAGCCGTTGCCTATCACGCTCTACTTCCACGGCGGCGGGTTCGTCATTGGCAATCTCGACAGCCACGACAACGTCTGCCGCATTCTGGCCAACCGGACTCCGACGCTGGTGGTCTCGGTGGACTACCGGCTGGCCCCGGAACATCCCTTCCCGGCAGCGCCCATTGACGCTTACGACGCCCTGCAATGGACGGCCGCCCACGCGGCCGAACTGGGCGGCGATCCGGCGCGGATTGCCGTTGCGGGCGACAGCGCTGGCGGCAACCTGGCCACCGTGGCCGCCCTGATGGCGCGCAATCGCAAGGGAAAGCTGCCGGTGTTCCAGTTGCTCGTCTATCCTGTGACCGATGCCACCCACAGCCAACCGTCCTATGAGGCTTACGGCACAGGCTACCTGCTGACGAAAGAAACCATGCAGTGGTTTTTGCGCCACTACGTCCCGGCCGACCAGGACCGGCGGCATCCCTATCTCTCACCGCTCTTTGAAAAAGACCTGTCCGGGCTGCCTCCGGCGCACATCATCGTGGCTGAGTACGACCCCCTGCGGGACGAAGGCACAGCGTATGCCCGGCGCCTTGAAGCCGCCGGTGTGACCACCTCGGTTTCCTGCTATGCCGGCATGCTGCACGGCTTTTTCGCGCTGACGGGCTTGTTTGACGACGCTTCCCGCGCCCTCGATGAATCGGCAGCCGCGCTGCGCCGGGCCTTCGGTACGCTGTCATGA
- a CDS encoding P1 family peptidase, with amino-acid sequence MENLTLTAITGLRVGHFTDTRRPTGCTVVCFDRPAVAGVDVRGGAPGTRETDVLAPLNLVAQVHAIVLAGGSAFGLEAATGVVRYLREQGVGFDVGVARVPIVPAAILFDLHTGDPAIYPDAEAGYQACLAATTAPVAEGNVGAGAGATVGKLLGFARASRGGIGSFQRTLPNGVCVAALLAVNAVGDVRHPQTQQIIAGARLEDGRFADLAACIRDGRITRFSPLPPASHTTIGVVATNVPLSKVELTKVAQMAHDGLARTISPVHTPFDGDTLFAVSVAAPDLPATVTDVGCLGTLAAEVVAEAVVRAVTPAPSPAAQVAPVTAP; translated from the coding sequence ATGGAAAACCTGACCCTGACCGCCATTACCGGGCTGCGCGTCGGACACTTCACCGACACGCGCCGGCCGACCGGCTGTACCGTCGTGTGTTTCGACCGCCCGGCTGTAGCCGGCGTGGACGTGCGTGGCGGCGCGCCCGGCACCCGTGAAACGGATGTTCTGGCGCCGCTCAACCTCGTTGCCCAGGTGCACGCCATCGTTCTGGCCGGAGGCAGCGCCTTCGGTCTGGAAGCAGCGACCGGCGTCGTCCGCTACCTGCGGGAGCAGGGCGTTGGTTTTGACGTTGGTGTGGCGCGGGTGCCGATTGTCCCGGCGGCCATCCTGTTTGACCTGCACACCGGCGATCCGGCGATATATCCCGATGCTGAAGCGGGCTACCAGGCTTGCCTGGCCGCCACGACAGCTCCGGTTGCCGAAGGGAACGTTGGGGCCGGCGCAGGGGCAACGGTCGGCAAGCTGCTCGGTTTTGCCCGCGCCTCACGGGGCGGTATTGGCAGTTTTCAGCGCACGCTGCCCAACGGCGTGTGCGTCGCTGCCCTGCTGGCTGTCAATGCTGTCGGCGACGTCCGGCATCCTCAAACACAGCAGATCATCGCCGGCGCACGGCTGGAGGATGGCCGCTTTGCCGACCTTGCCGCATGCATCCGCGACGGACGCATCACCCGTTTTTCGCCGCTGCCGCCGGCCAGCCACACGACCATCGGGGTCGTGGCCACCAACGTTCCCCTTTCCAAGGTTGAACTCACAAAAGTCGCCCAGATGGCCCACGACGGGCTGGCCCGGACGATTTCGCCCGTCCACACCCCCTTCGACGGTGACACCCTCTTTGCTGTCTCCGTCGCCGCGCCTGACCTGCCGGCGACGGTAACGGATGTCGGCTGCCTGGGAACGCTTGCGGCGGAAGTCGTGGCTGAAGCGGTCGTGCGTGCCGTGACACCTGCGCCATCTCCGGCAGCACAGGTTGCGCCGGTCACAGCCCCGTGA
- the cobT gene encoding nicotinate-nucleotide--dimethylbenzimidazole phosphoribosyltransferase, giving the protein MTHWWQSLLENIHPPQPVWAEKAAVRQASLVKPPGSLGRLETLAARIAAIQATETPQSRPRAIVVFCADHGICAEGVNAFPTRITHQHLHNFIGGGAAIAVLARLTGSELVICDVGIDADVSHMSGIRHSKVRRGTRNFAHEPAMTPEECDAALHAGYTTVSELRQRGIRAVAIGEMGIGNTTAAAAVTAALTGKPPELVTGRGSGLSPEGVAHKADVIRHALERHRLRPDAPYDILVNVGGLDLAAMCGAFLGCAAEGLIAVADGYVSTAAAAVAVALAPAAREFMVFGHRSAEPGHQVLLDLLGVTPLLQLDLCLGEASGAALAFSILDAACSLHVGMVTFAEAQMG; this is encoded by the coding sequence ATGACGCACTGGTGGCAAAGTCTTCTGGAAAACATCCATCCACCGCAGCCGGTCTGGGCAGAAAAGGCAGCAGTGCGGCAGGCCAGCCTTGTCAAACCGCCGGGCAGTCTCGGCCGCTTGGAAACCCTGGCAGCCCGGATAGCTGCCATTCAGGCGACGGAAACCCCACAGTCCCGGCCACGGGCAATTGTGGTTTTTTGCGCCGACCATGGCATCTGTGCCGAAGGCGTCAATGCGTTTCCAACACGGATCACCCACCAGCACCTGCACAACTTCATCGGCGGCGGGGCAGCGATTGCTGTTCTCGCCAGACTCACCGGCAGTGAACTCGTCATCTGTGATGTCGGCATTGACGCCGATGTTTCGCACATGTCCGGTATCCGGCACAGCAAGGTACGCCGTGGGACGCGCAACTTTGCCCACGAACCGGCCATGACGCCGGAGGAATGCGACGCCGCCCTGCACGCCGGCTACACAACGGTGTCCGAACTTCGTCAACGGGGCATCCGGGCCGTGGCGATTGGTGAAATGGGCATTGGCAACACGACGGCGGCGGCCGCGGTCACGGCGGCCCTGACCGGCAAGCCACCCGAACTGGTGACAGGCCGTGGCAGCGGACTTTCACCGGAAGGCGTCGCGCACAAGGCGGATGTCATCCGGCATGCCCTCGAACGCCATCGCCTGCGCCCCGATGCTCCGTACGACATCCTGGTGAACGTTGGGGGGCTTGATCTGGCCGCCATGTGTGGGGCGTTTCTGGGGTGCGCGGCTGAAGGACTCATAGCCGTTGCCGACGGATACGTTTCGACGGCCGCCGCCGCCGTGGCCGTCGCTCTGGCACCGGCGGCGCGGGAGTTTATGGTGTTTGGGCATCGTTCGGCCGAGCCGGGGCATCAGGTGTTGCTTGATTTGCTCGGAGTGACACCGCTCTTGCAGCTTGACCTGTGTCTGGGTGAAGCCAGCGGTGCGGCTTTGGCATTTTCAATTCTCGATGCAGCATGTAGCCTGCACGTAGGCATGGTGACCTTTGCTGAGGCCCAGATGGGCTAA
- the purM gene encoding phosphoribosylformylglycinamidine cyclo-ligase, which translates to MVTYRDAGVNLAAAQEAKRRIRHLAQTTFNAQVLSDIGSFGALFRPTFAGATDPVLVASADGVGTKLKIAFLTGIHHTVGYDLVAHCINDILVQGARPLFFLDYIATGRLAPGIVAAIVDGLARACRNFGCPLIGGETAEMPGFYGDGEYDIAGFIVGWVDRPHIIDGKTIRPGDVVLGLPSVGLHTNGYSLARKLFFETARYETDTQVEALGCTVAEELLKPHQCYLPALEPLLGSRQVKGLAHITGGGLLDNLPRILPAGCAVELRRGSWPILPVFSHLVALGQLPEEESHRVFNMGIGMALVVAAGDAEAVSQNLRARGYEVFTIGQIIAGDQTVRLT; encoded by the coding sequence GTGGTGACATACCGTGACGCCGGCGTGAATCTGGCGGCCGCTCAGGAAGCCAAGCGCCGCATCCGCCACCTGGCACAGACGACGTTCAACGCCCAGGTGCTCAGTGACATCGGCAGCTTCGGCGCACTGTTTCGCCCGACCTTTGCCGGCGCCACTGACCCGGTGCTTGTGGCGAGCGCCGACGGCGTTGGCACGAAGCTCAAAATCGCCTTTCTGACCGGCATTCACCACACCGTGGGTTACGACCTTGTGGCCCACTGCATCAACGATATTCTCGTTCAGGGCGCGCGCCCGCTGTTTTTTCTCGACTACATTGCCACCGGGCGGCTGGCCCCTGGCATTGTGGCCGCGATTGTGGACGGACTGGCCCGGGCGTGCCGCAACTTCGGCTGCCCCCTCATCGGCGGCGAAACGGCCGAAATGCCCGGTTTCTACGGCGATGGCGAGTATGACATCGCCGGCTTCATCGTCGGCTGGGTGGACCGTCCCCACATCATTGACGGGAAAACCATCCGCCCCGGCGATGTCGTACTGGGACTGCCCTCAGTGGGACTGCACACAAATGGCTACAGCCTGGCGCGGAAACTGTTTTTTGAGACGGCGCGCTACGAAACCGATACCCAAGTTGAAGCCCTAGGCTGTACGGTGGCCGAAGAACTTCTCAAACCGCACCAGTGCTATCTGCCGGCGCTCGAACCTCTGCTCGGCAGCAGACAGGTGAAAGGGCTGGCGCACATTACCGGTGGCGGTCTGCTCGACAACCTGCCCCGTATCCTGCCCGCAGGGTGTGCGGTGGAACTTCGGCGCGGGAGTTGGCCCATCCTGCCGGTCTTTTCCCACCTTGTCGCCTTGGGGCAGCTTCCTGAAGAAGAAAGCCACCGGGTATTCAACATGGGAATTGGCATGGCGCTGGTCGTGGCCGCAGGCGACGCCGAGGCCGTTTCCCAAAACCTGCGCGCGCGCGGCTATGAAGTCTTCACGATTGGACAGATCATCGCCGGCGATCAGACGGTGCGGCTGACGTGA
- a CDS encoding DUF3386 family protein, producing the protein MAVSVTVPDATSTTAETLLQDARARRATFPDDQFHGFMAAVTFREGSQTFTGHVTLKTIRDITLDLPGASQESLEWLRGVLAMNLAHRLERSGGMPVPTNYPVFIAEGEDNALGVKIVFEGDPLGSSYRIQDGVITEVCRQMHGSRFTITTLDVVITEDGRNLPRHYVVTYFDPETGRLSGVAQYTEHYALVGGIHLPTFIRIIETNQEGITTVRAIELHDLTLLAD; encoded by the coding sequence ATGGCTGTTTCTGTCACCGTACCCGACGCCACTTCCACAACGGCCGAAACACTGCTGCAAGACGCGCGTGCCCGCCGGGCCACCTTCCCGGATGACCAGTTTCACGGTTTTATGGCAGCCGTGACCTTCCGTGAAGGCAGCCAGACCTTCACCGGCCACGTCACGCTGAAAACCATCCGCGACATCACCCTTGACCTTCCCGGCGCGAGCCAGGAGAGCCTGGAGTGGCTGCGCGGGGTGTTGGCGATGAACCTGGCGCACCGGCTGGAGCGCAGCGGCGGGATGCCCGTGCCGACCAACTATCCCGTGTTCATTGCCGAAGGCGAGGACAATGCCTTGGGGGTCAAAATCGTGTTCGAGGGCGACCCGCTCGGCTCCAGCTACCGGATTCAGGATGGCGTCATCACCGAAGTTTGCCGGCAGATGCACGGCTCGCGCTTCACCATCACCACGCTTGACGTGGTCATCACTGAAGACGGGCGTAACCTGCCCAGGCACTACGTTGTGACCTACTTCGATCCCGAAACCGGCCGGCTTTCGGGCGTGGCCCAGTACACGGAACACTACGCGCTCGTTGGCGGCATCCACCTGCCCACTTTCATCCGTATCATCGAAACCAACCAGGAAGGCATCACGACGGTTCGCGCCATCGAACTGCATGACCTTACCCTGCTGGCGGATTAA
- the rfbD gene encoding dTDP-4-dehydrorhamnose reductase has protein sequence MPSLLVTGAAGLLGRHVAEACHQHYEVIALRRSELDISGAAAVKACLEQYRPAVIINCAAMTNVDACETDRAAAFLYNADGPRHLAENARAIGAYFIHISTDYVFDGTSPLPYQPTSPPNPISVYGASKLAGEQAVHSVSPDFAVVRVAGLFGRGGKNFASVIGDLLTRPGVVKGITDNRILPSYAADVALYLRCLAEARAGGLFHAVSAGEPCSWYDFAALARAWLGSRVQATLVGVTEAELRRPAKRPMSCVLAHSADASRGLPVLRDWRDALAESLAVWKT, from the coding sequence ATGCCCAGCCTGCTTGTCACCGGCGCAGCCGGATTGCTTGGCCGCCACGTTGCTGAAGCCTGCCACCAGCACTACGAGGTCATCGCTCTGCGCCGCTCCGAGCTGGACATCAGCGGCGCGGCAGCCGTGAAAGCCTGCCTTGAGCAGTACCGTCCGGCTGTCATCATCAACTGCGCCGCCATGACGAACGTGGATGCGTGTGAAACCGACCGCGCCGCCGCCTTTCTCTACAACGCGGATGGCCCCCGCCATCTGGCCGAAAACGCCAGGGCCATCGGGGCTTACTTCATCCATATCAGCACCGACTATGTCTTTGACGGCACCAGCCCACTTCCCTACCAGCCAACGAGTCCCCCCAACCCCATTTCGGTCTATGGCGCGTCCAAGCTGGCGGGAGAGCAGGCCGTGCACAGCGTTTCACCGGATTTCGCCGTCGTACGGGTAGCCGGGCTTTTTGGACGCGGCGGCAAGAACTTTGCCAGCGTGATCGGCGACCTGCTCACCCGTCCCGGCGTCGTCAAAGGCATCACCGACAACCGCATTCTTCCGAGCTACGCAGCCGACGTTGCTCTGTACCTGCGCTGTCTGGCGGAAGCCCGCGCTGGCGGGCTGTTTCATGCCGTCAGCGCCGGAGAACCCTGTAGCTGGTACGATTTTGCCGCTCTGGCACGTGCATGGCTCGGCTCCCGCGTCCAGGCCACACTGGTTGGGGTGACGGAAGCCGAGTTGCGTCGCCCGGCAAAGCGCCCGATGTCGTGCGTCCTGGCGCACTCGGCGGACGCTTCCCGTGGGCTGCCGGTACTGCGCGACTGGCGCGACGCTTTGGCTGAAAGTCTGGCAGTATGGAAAACCTGA
- a CDS encoding DUF3006 domain-containing protein gives MDDPATSSACHLVVDSLTEGLARLVLHDNDRVYFDCPVSLLPAGLREGDHLRVTFTLDEDARLRAQAEVKALLRELTQGQDPDQKDFYL, from the coding sequence ATGGACGATCCGGCAACTTCCAGCGCCTGCCACCTCGTCGTGGACAGTTTGACCGAGGGCCTTGCCCGGCTTGTGCTCCACGACAACGACCGGGTGTATTTCGACTGTCCGGTGAGCCTGCTTCCGGCCGGGTTGCGCGAAGGCGATCACCTGCGTGTGACCTTCACGCTCGATGAGGACGCCCGTCTGCGCGCCCAGGCCGAAGTCAAAGCTCTGCTCCGCGAACTGACCCAGGGCCAGGACCCGGACCAGAAAGATTTCTATCTCTGA